The following proteins come from a genomic window of Deinococcus depolymerans:
- a CDS encoding PIG-L deacetylase family protein — protein sequence MTHQDAPAPVNAHPTLLAVFAHPDDEAFSVGGTLTHYARRGVNVVLACATRGEAGKITVPGMTVDDLGAQREQELREACRALEIPDPVFLDYHDSGRYERTRHDDPKAMMNVNPLDVEVKLRDLIARVQPQVMVTFDPHGGYGHVDHLQIHRATSAAFFSAGSLPGGGPRRLFFTAMSVESAAGIARMGEGLDPLVYGVSEDTFAVRMDVSAYAQNKRAALAAHGTQMGAESLLGRMTPEERLAMEDRLNHEQFSLGGTRAPVLSYPLRGLFDGLQGFEHIDR from the coding sequence ATGACCCACCAGGACGCGCCCGCCCCCGTCAACGCCCACCCCACGCTGCTGGCCGTGTTCGCCCACCCGGACGACGAGGCCTTCAGCGTGGGCGGCACCCTGACGCACTACGCCCGCCGGGGCGTGAACGTGGTCCTGGCCTGCGCCACGCGCGGCGAGGCCGGCAAGATCACGGTGCCCGGCATGACGGTGGATGACCTGGGGGCGCAGCGCGAGCAGGAACTGCGCGAGGCCTGCCGCGCCCTGGAGATCCCGGACCCCGTGTTCCTGGACTACCACGATTCCGGCCGCTACGAACGCACCCGGCACGACGACCCGAAGGCCATGATGAACGTGAACCCCCTGGACGTGGAGGTCAAACTGCGTGACCTGATCGCGCGGGTGCAGCCGCAGGTGATGGTGACCTTCGATCCGCACGGCGGGTACGGGCACGTGGATCACCTGCAGATTCACCGCGCGACCAGTGCGGCGTTCTTCAGCGCGGGGTCCCTGCCGGGTGGCGGTCCGAGGCGGCTGTTCTTCACGGCCATGAGTGTCGAGTCGGCCGCCGGGATCGCGCGGATGGGCGAGGGGCTGGACCCGCTGGTGTACGGCGTGTCCGAGGACACCTTCGCGGTGCGGATGGACGTGTCGGCGTACGCGCAGAACAAACGCGCGGCCCTGGCGGCGCATGGCACGCAGATGGGAGCCGAGAGCCTGCTGGGCCGCATGACGCCCGAGGAACGCCTTGCGATGGAGGACCGCCTGAACCACGAGCAGTTCAGTCTGGGCGGCACGCGCGCCCCGGTCCTCTCGTACCCGCTGCGTGGGCTGTTCGACGGCCTGCAGGGCTTCGAGCACATCGACCGTTGA
- a CDS encoding BMP family ABC transporter substrate-binding protein — MKKILTIALALSASVAGAQSIRVGLAYDAGGKFDKSFNQSAYEGSQRAVKTLGIQSKDFEPSDPSQAVQGIRAFANEGFDLTVGVGFANNASISQVAKENPDLSFGLIDDISPEKNVASLVFQEEQGSYLVGYLAALNSSTGVLGFVGGMDIPLIHKFEAGYTAGAKAANAKVKVIAQYVGTTPDAWNNPGKAKEIAGSMRSKGADIIFSAAGASGNGVIDYIKQTQCLKAANLPSGVKFSTNNFAKLAKSASYQKACAGNTRPMFFIGVDSNQNYLGDFDKNPATMNHGLTSMLKRVDNAVYALIKDVKEDKFKGGERRFGLKEGGVGYAVDQYNKNLITSTQVQKVEAVKAKIISGAIKVPTK, encoded by the coding sequence ATGAAGAAGATCCTGACCATTGCCCTTGCCCTGAGCGCCAGCGTCGCCGGTGCCCAGTCCATCCGTGTCGGTCTCGCCTATGACGCGGGCGGCAAGTTCGACAAGAGCTTCAACCAGAGCGCCTACGAGGGCAGCCAGCGCGCCGTGAAGACCCTGGGCATCCAGTCCAAGGACTTCGAGCCCAGCGATCCCAGCCAGGCCGTGCAGGGCATCCGCGCCTTCGCCAACGAGGGCTTCGACCTGACCGTCGGCGTGGGCTTCGCCAACAACGCCAGCATCAGCCAGGTCGCCAAGGAGAACCCCGACCTGTCCTTCGGCCTGATCGACGACATCTCCCCCGAGAAGAACGTCGCCAGCCTGGTCTTCCAGGAAGAGCAGGGCAGCTACCTGGTCGGCTACCTCGCCGCGCTGAACAGCTCCACCGGCGTGCTGGGCTTCGTGGGCGGCATGGATATCCCCCTGATCCACAAGTTCGAGGCTGGTTACACCGCCGGCGCCAAGGCCGCCAACGCCAAGGTGAAGGTCATCGCCCAGTACGTCGGCACCACCCCTGACGCCTGGAACAACCCCGGCAAGGCCAAGGAAATCGCCGGCAGCATGCGCTCCAAGGGCGCCGACATCATCTTCAGCGCCGCCGGCGCCTCCGGCAACGGCGTGATCGACTACATCAAGCAGACCCAGTGCCTCAAGGCCGCGAACCTGCCCAGCGGCGTGAAGTTCAGCACCAACAACTTCGCCAAGCTCGCCAAGAGCGCCTCCTACCAGAAGGCCTGCGCCGGCAACACCCGCCCCATGTTCTTCATCGGCGTGGACAGCAACCAGAACTACCTGGGCGACTTCGACAAGAACCCCGCCACCATGAACCACGGCCTGACCAGCATGCTCAAGCGCGTCGACAACGCCGTCTACGCCCTGATCAAGGACGTCAAGGAAGACAAGTTCAAGGGCGGCGAGCGTCGCTTCGGCCTGAAGGAAGGCGGCGTGGGCTACGCGGTCGACCAGTACAACAAGAACCTGATCACCAGCACCCAGGTGCAGAAGGTCGAGGCTGTCAAGGCCAAGATCATCAGCGGCGCCATCAAGGTTCCCACCAAGTAA
- a CDS encoding protease complex subunit PrcB family protein, which produces MTRTPHKTLPGAALLGVSLLSACTMTAPGNLRVHEALLYGGTQERIVWVYGTLGQGSQSSVKLGAATADLRSQVNDPLALDGTLSVNGKATYRAPTTATTQKLSVTRRTDGTFNVTPLPGAALSAVYFTDGQTWTKLNGTSGVVTGTRSDGLNGAGQLSSAEATALGKALLGQGPLAVGVLESAGIPDPALTVEPAPTEYQRTGLYVLPNVPTQTAVSPTPGTPQRPTLPGSGTPPAVSLPGAAVTFTEIAAGSQATATALSVQTARTDAEARTLYAAAYGRQTGVPTPAALNGSTLVGVFLGQRATGGYSVRVTGASVSGGTLTLAVQVKAPAPNSFTTQAITSPWAIVRVPGSFTRVNVVDENGQPLRAEGGGTNR; this is translated from the coding sequence ATGACCCGAACCCCACACAAGACGCTCCCCGGTGCCGCGCTCCTCGGCGTCAGCCTCCTGAGTGCCTGCACCATGACCGCCCCCGGTAACCTGCGCGTGCATGAGGCGCTGCTGTACGGCGGCACCCAGGAACGCATCGTGTGGGTGTACGGCACCCTCGGACAGGGCAGCCAGAGCAGCGTGAAGCTCGGCGCGGCCACCGCCGACCTGCGCAGCCAGGTGAACGACCCGCTGGCGCTCGACGGGACCCTCAGCGTGAACGGCAAGGCCACCTACCGCGCCCCCACCACCGCCACCACCCAGAAGCTCAGCGTGACCCGCCGCACCGACGGCACCTTCAACGTGACCCCGCTGCCCGGCGCGGCCCTGAGCGCCGTGTACTTCACGGACGGGCAGACCTGGACGAAACTGAACGGCACCAGCGGCGTCGTGACCGGCACCCGCAGCGACGGCCTGAACGGCGCCGGGCAGCTGAGCAGCGCCGAGGCGACCGCCCTGGGCAAGGCCCTGCTGGGCCAGGGCCCGCTGGCCGTGGGCGTCCTGGAAAGCGCTGGCATTCCCGACCCGGCCCTGACCGTGGAACCCGCCCCCACCGAGTACCAGCGCACGGGACTGTACGTGCTGCCGAACGTCCCCACCCAGACCGCCGTGAGCCCCACCCCCGGCACGCCCCAGCGCCCGACCCTGCCCGGCAGCGGCACCCCGCCAGCCGTGAGCCTCCCAGGAGCCGCCGTGACCTTCACCGAGATTGCCGCCGGATCGCAGGCCACCGCCACGGCCCTGAGCGTCCAGACCGCCCGCACCGACGCCGAGGCCCGCACCCTGTACGCCGCCGCGTACGGCCGTCAGACGGGCGTGCCCACCCCCGCGGCCCTGAACGGCTCGACCCTGGTCGGCGTGTTCCTCGGGCAGCGCGCCACCGGCGGGTACAGCGTGCGCGTCACGGGCGCCAGCGTCAGCGGCGGCACCCTGACGCTGGCCGTGCAGGTCAAGGCCCCGGCACCCAACTCGTTCACCACGCAGGCCATCACCAGCCCCTGGGCGATCGTGCGCGTCCCCGGCAGCTTCACCCGCGTGAACGTCGTCGACGAGAACGGCCAGCCCCTGCGGGCCGAGGGAGGCGGCACCAACCGCTGA
- a CDS encoding DNA repair protein RecN: MTRKARSRDETTIQTEPLPAPGPSLSRLEVRNLATIRRLDLSFRAGLSVFTGETGAGKSIIVDALGLLLGSRSNTDLIRTGEDDLLVTGFWGDDVASRRVTTQGRSTARLDGEVVALRELQDWAQRRLTIHWQHSAVSLLGPANQRALLDRQLPDALGAYTAAYRAWADARARLEALRASERERARQLDLLQFQATEISEVNPTPGEEEPLQADLNRLANLESIAQGAAGAITLLSDGEENALGFLAEAVRSLNVSARYDETTAQLQRELREALDSVQAVVGELRAVAEDQAPDPEELARVEARLGALGKLRAKYGPTLQDVLTFHAQVEQELAALTRDEQDAGTLDADVAALHADLLRAGAALDAARRDRAAPLAAELVAVIRQLGMPHARLEFHLNALPEPSAHGLSDVTLHFTANPGEDLAPLADVASGGELSRVMLAISTVLGADTPAVVFDEVDAGIGGGAALAVAAQLRHLAQARQVFVVTHLAQIAAQADHHYKVEKSVEDGRTVSRVRLLPPEERLHEIARMLSGNTSDAALQHARELLGPDHAAPAGS; the protein is encoded by the coding sequence GTGACCCGAAAGGCCCGCTCGCGCGACGAGACCACCATCCAGACCGAACCGCTGCCCGCCCCGGGACCGTCCCTGAGCCGCCTGGAGGTCCGGAACCTCGCGACCATCCGCAGGCTCGACCTGAGCTTCCGCGCCGGCCTGAGCGTCTTCACCGGCGAGACTGGCGCCGGCAAGAGCATCATCGTGGACGCCCTGGGCCTGCTGCTCGGCTCGCGCAGCAACACCGACCTGATCCGCACCGGCGAGGACGACCTGCTCGTGACCGGCTTCTGGGGGGACGACGTCGCCAGCCGCCGCGTGACCACGCAGGGCCGCAGCACCGCCCGCCTGGACGGCGAGGTCGTCGCGCTGCGCGAGTTGCAGGACTGGGCGCAGCGACGCCTGACCATCCACTGGCAGCACAGCGCCGTCAGCCTGCTCGGACCCGCCAACCAGCGCGCCCTGCTCGACCGGCAGCTGCCCGACGCACTCGGCGCGTACACGGCCGCGTACCGCGCCTGGGCCGACGCCCGCGCCCGCCTGGAAGCGCTGCGTGCCAGCGAACGCGAACGCGCCCGCCAGCTGGACCTGCTGCAGTTCCAGGCGACCGAGATCAGCGAGGTGAACCCCACGCCCGGCGAGGAGGAACCCCTGCAGGCCGACCTGAACCGGCTGGCGAACCTCGAGAGCATCGCGCAGGGAGCCGCCGGGGCGATCACGCTGCTCAGCGACGGCGAGGAGAACGCCCTGGGCTTCCTGGCCGAGGCGGTCCGGTCCCTGAACGTCAGCGCCCGCTACGACGAGACGACCGCGCAGCTGCAACGCGAACTGCGCGAGGCGCTCGACAGCGTGCAGGCCGTCGTCGGCGAACTGCGCGCCGTGGCCGAGGACCAGGCGCCGGACCCCGAGGAACTCGCGCGGGTCGAGGCCCGCCTGGGCGCGCTGGGCAAACTGCGCGCCAAGTACGGCCCCACCCTGCAGGACGTCCTGACCTTCCACGCGCAGGTCGAGCAGGAACTCGCCGCCCTGACCCGCGACGAGCAGGACGCCGGCACCCTGGACGCCGACGTGGCCGCCCTGCACGCCGACCTCCTGCGCGCCGGGGCAGCCCTCGACGCCGCCCGCCGGGACCGCGCCGCGCCGCTGGCCGCCGAGCTGGTGGCCGTCATCCGGCAGCTCGGCATGCCGCACGCCCGCCTGGAATTCCACCTGAACGCCCTGCCCGAACCGTCCGCGCACGGCCTGAGCGACGTGACGCTGCACTTCACCGCCAACCCCGGCGAGGACCTCGCGCCGCTGGCAGACGTCGCCTCGGGCGGCGAACTGTCCCGCGTGATGCTGGCCATCAGCACCGTGCTGGGCGCCGACACGCCCGCCGTGGTGTTCGACGAGGTGGACGCCGGTATCGGCGGCGGCGCGGCCCTGGCGGTCGCGGCGCAGCTGCGGCACCTCGCGCAGGCGCGGCAGGTGTTCGTGGTCACGCACCTCGCGCAGATCGCCGCGCAGGCCGATCACCATTACAAGGTCGAGAAGAGCGTCGAGGACGGCCGCACCGTCAGCCGCGTGCGCCTGCTGCCGCCCGAGGAACGCCTGCACGAGATCGCCCGGATGCTCAGCGGGAACACCAGTGACGCCGCGCTTCAACACGCCCGCGAGCTGCTCGGCCCCGACCACGCCGCGCCCGCCGGAAGCTGA
- a CDS encoding alginate biosynthesis protein AlgP has product MTSDMTGGVSKRSLLMLGGLAALALNKDTRRALVTGSRDVWSGAQHTLQDTVKPTMAHSLALAQERSQELALEAARRGSSAAQTLREEGVPRAASLLGSVVDEVVSVAGGLAGTAGDLAGGLSEGAQQVTRQGSRRAGQLLSAAHRGVGPTLADAQGAGLELLSTVHDRVSSTLHEAADGAQTRQRRLERTLRQARRDAEKDLLSGGRRLKPAQLQRAVDRRVAPLQKNLTRELKVLERQARQARRDDRGGAPGGLVALAVIGTGAVVLARVPAARQGILNAVESVNPDAAQALRQAGRNARNLIGTAWLERIEENKATPAPGAAKSTQAATTGASAYGAVAPDSPAAARTAAEESAKQTGGAASQEGKKG; this is encoded by the coding sequence ATGACGAGCGATATGACCGGCGGCGTGAGTAAACGCAGCCTGCTGATGCTGGGGGGCCTCGCCGCCCTGGCGCTGAACAAGGACACCCGCCGCGCCCTGGTCACGGGCAGCCGTGACGTCTGGAGCGGCGCGCAGCACACCCTCCAGGACACCGTGAAGCCGACCATGGCGCACTCGCTGGCGCTGGCGCAGGAACGCTCTCAGGAGCTGGCACTGGAGGCCGCGCGCCGCGGCAGCAGCGCCGCCCAGACCCTGCGCGAGGAGGGCGTGCCGCGCGCCGCGAGTCTGCTGGGCAGCGTCGTGGACGAGGTCGTGAGTGTGGCAGGCGGACTGGCCGGAACGGCAGGCGACCTGGCCGGCGGTCTCAGCGAGGGGGCGCAGCAGGTGACCCGGCAGGGCAGCCGCCGGGCCGGGCAGCTGCTGAGTGCCGCGCACAGGGGCGTCGGGCCGACCCTGGCCGACGCGCAGGGAGCGGGCCTGGAACTCCTGTCGACCGTGCATGACCGCGTGAGCAGCACCCTGCACGAGGCGGCGGACGGCGCGCAGACCCGGCAGCGCCGGCTGGAACGCACGCTGCGTCAGGCGCGCCGGGACGCCGAGAAGGACCTGCTGTCCGGTGGTCGCCGCCTGAAGCCCGCGCAGCTGCAGAGGGCGGTCGACCGCCGGGTCGCGCCTCTGCAGAAGAACCTGACCCGTGAGCTGAAGGTCCTGGAGCGGCAGGCCCGGCAGGCCCGGCGCGATGACCGGGGCGGCGCGCCCGGCGGCCTGGTCGCGCTGGCCGTGATCGGAACCGGCGCGGTCGTGCTGGCCCGCGTGCCCGCCGCGCGGCAGGGCATCCTGAACGCCGTGGAGTCCGTGAATCCGGATGCCGCTCAGGCGCTGCGTCAGGCGGGCCGCAACGCCCGGAACCTGATCGGGACGGCGTGGCTGGAACGGATCGAGGAGAACAAGGCGACCCCGGCGCCGGGAGCCGCGAAGTCCACCCAGGCCGCCACGACCGGGGCCTCCGCCTACGGCGCGGTGGCTCCGGACTCCCCGGCGGCGGCCCGGACCGCGGCGGAGGAAAGCGCGAAGCAGACCGGCGGCGCGGCCAGCCAGGAAGGCAAGAAGGGCTGA
- the pckA gene encoding phosphoenolpyruvate carboxykinase (ATP) gives MSLTTSAPLADLGIKTATVHLNPGVDELYAHAIRLGEGQQAACGPLTVRTNKTGRSPKDRFIVEDDLTRDKVWWGGFNTPISGAVFDRLLDKMTRYAEGKELFVQQVYAGTDPRYRIGCRMVTEMAYHSLFIHNMFVRPTPAELTDFHEDWTVLNIPSFRADPALDGVRSDTFIIMNFTRRMIIAGGTQYAGENKKGIFGVLNFLLPDQGVMPMHCSANVGDDGDVALFFGLSGTGKTTLSADPSRHLIGDDEHGWTDTGIFNFEGGCYAKVIKLNAEAEPDIYRTTRTYGTVLENVVLDAGGNPDLNDGSLTENTRSAYPISQIPNVQPGSLGGHPRNVVFLTADAFGVLPPISRLSAEQTMYQFISGFTAKIPGTEDGVTEPSPTFSTCFGAPFMPRHPGEYARLLARKVQDSGARVWLVNTGWTGGMYGTGQRMSIAHTRRLIHAALSGELDGATFEREPHFGLEIPTEVQGVPAGVLNPRDAWTDPQAYDETARKLARMFRENFRRFEDGVDPAVTASMPDPDAQG, from the coding sequence ATGAGCCTGACCACCAGCGCACCCCTTGCCGATCTCGGCATCAAGACCGCCACCGTCCACCTGAACCCCGGCGTCGACGAACTGTACGCGCACGCCATCCGCCTCGGCGAGGGCCAGCAGGCCGCCTGCGGGCCCCTCACGGTCCGCACCAACAAGACCGGCCGCAGCCCGAAAGACCGCTTCATCGTCGAGGACGACCTGACCCGCGACAAGGTCTGGTGGGGTGGCTTCAACACGCCCATCAGCGGCGCGGTGTTCGACCGCCTCCTCGACAAGATGACCCGCTACGCCGAAGGAAAGGAACTGTTCGTGCAGCAGGTGTACGCCGGCACGGACCCCCGCTACCGCATCGGCTGCCGCATGGTCACCGAGATGGCGTACCACTCGCTGTTCATCCACAACATGTTCGTGCGCCCCACCCCGGCCGAACTGACGGACTTCCACGAGGACTGGACGGTACTGAACATCCCGTCATTCCGCGCCGACCCGGCACTCGACGGCGTGCGCAGCGACACGTTCATCATCATGAACTTCACGCGCCGCATGATCATCGCCGGCGGCACGCAGTACGCCGGCGAGAACAAGAAAGGCATCTTCGGCGTGCTGAACTTCCTGCTGCCGGACCAGGGCGTCATGCCGATGCACTGCTCGGCGAACGTCGGTGATGACGGCGACGTGGCGCTGTTCTTCGGCCTGAGCGGCACCGGCAAGACCACCCTGAGCGCCGACCCCAGCCGCCACCTGATCGGCGACGACGAGCACGGCTGGACCGACACCGGCATCTTCAACTTCGAGGGCGGCTGCTACGCCAAGGTCATCAAACTGAACGCCGAGGCCGAACCCGACATCTACCGCACCACCCGCACCTACGGCACCGTGCTGGAGAACGTGGTGCTGGACGCGGGCGGCAACCCGGACCTGAACGACGGCAGCCTGACCGAGAACACCCGCAGCGCCTACCCGATCAGCCAGATTCCGAACGTGCAGCCCGGCAGTCTGGGCGGCCACCCCCGCAACGTGGTGTTCCTGACCGCCGACGCCTTCGGGGTGCTGCCCCCCATCAGCCGCCTGAGCGCCGAGCAGACCATGTACCAGTTCATCAGCGGCTTCACCGCCAAGATCCCCGGCACCGAGGACGGCGTGACCGAACCCAGCCCCACCTTCAGCACCTGCTTCGGCGCGCCGTTCATGCCCCGCCACCCCGGCGAGTACGCCCGCCTGCTGGCCCGCAAGGTGCAGGACAGCGGCGCGCGCGTGTGGCTGGTGAACACCGGCTGGACCGGCGGCATGTACGGCACGGGCCAGCGCATGAGCATCGCGCACACCCGCCGGCTGATCCACGCGGCCCTGAGCGGCGAACTGGACGGCGCGACCTTCGAGCGCGAACCGCACTTCGGGCTGGAGATTCCCACGGAGGTGCAGGGCGTCCCGGCTGGCGTCCTGAACCCCCGCGACGCCTGGACCGACCCGCAGGCCTACGACGAGACGGCCCGCAAACTGGCCCGGATGTTCCGCGAGAACTTCCGCCGCTTCGAGGACGGCGTGGACCCGGCCGTGACCGCCAGCATGCCCGACCCGGACGCGCAGGGCTGA
- a CDS encoding sugar ABC transporter permease, whose translation MTAAPKTPSDLPPGGYVHREPSLLRRALPWLVTAALVIALIVLGQALVQNMQGRQKSFSIYFVERGWVRFLLFLLAATGVLALTSLLGQRIGMARTGRRISYAAVLGDQLTHLFLILVVLVAVYPLLYVLIAAFDPRNSLFAFPDFENPNILYRSGLMPRLDVLSTENFAKLFEGVTIPGWQVLLAGLGGAALSALLLVTLLGRFGRDSVGLQRTRTWATRIMIAALAALVLFMTPAQFTGFSNESKFLLSVRNTLFVSGLTGVLAIVLSTTAGYAMARLRFPGRFQMLLFFIFIQMFPVFLALVAVYKLLTDLGLGNTFTGLILAYSGGAIAFNTWIFKGYVESLPESLEEAAMVDGATRWQTFVQIVLPLSGGIMVFIFLNQFIGTYAEFILANVLLTGVEQWTVGVMLRSFTTGQFSTKWGVFAAASTLGALPIIALFYGFQSYFVGGAVAGGVKE comes from the coding sequence GTGACCGCCGCACCCAAGACCCCCAGCGACCTGCCGCCCGGCGGGTACGTCCACCGTGAACCCAGCCTGCTGCGCCGCGCGCTGCCCTGGCTGGTCACGGCCGCCCTGGTCATCGCCCTGATCGTGCTGGGGCAGGCGCTCGTGCAGAACATGCAGGGCCGCCAGAAGAGCTTCTCGATCTACTTCGTGGAACGCGGCTGGGTGCGCTTCCTGCTGTTCCTGCTGGCCGCGACCGGCGTGCTGGCCCTGACCAGCCTGCTGGGGCAGCGGATCGGCATGGCCCGCACGGGCCGCCGCATCAGTTACGCCGCCGTGCTGGGTGACCAGCTCACGCACCTGTTCCTGATCCTGGTCGTGCTGGTCGCCGTCTACCCGCTGCTGTACGTGCTGATCGCCGCCTTCGACCCGCGCAACAGCCTGTTCGCCTTCCCGGACTTCGAGAATCCCAACATCCTGTACCGCAGCGGCCTGATGCCCCGCCTGGACGTGCTGAGCACCGAGAACTTCGCCAAGCTGTTCGAGGGCGTCACCATTCCCGGCTGGCAGGTCCTGCTGGCCGGCCTGGGCGGCGCGGCCCTGAGCGCCCTGCTGCTCGTCACACTGCTCGGCCGCTTCGGGCGGGACAGCGTGGGACTGCAACGCACCCGCACCTGGGCGACCCGGATCATGATCGCCGCGCTGGCCGCGCTGGTGCTGTTCATGACGCCCGCCCAGTTCACGGGGTTCAGCAACGAGAGCAAGTTCCTGCTGTCGGTCCGTAACACCCTGTTCGTGTCGGGCCTGACCGGCGTGCTCGCCATCGTGCTGTCCACCACCGCCGGGTACGCCATGGCGAGACTGCGCTTTCCCGGCCGGTTCCAGATGCTGCTGTTCTTCATCTTCATCCAGATGTTCCCGGTGTTCCTGGCGCTCGTCGCCGTGTACAAGCTCCTGACGGACCTGGGCCTGGGCAACACCTTCACGGGCCTGATCCTGGCGTACTCGGGCGGCGCCATCGCCTTCAACACCTGGATCTTCAAGGGGTACGTGGAGAGCCTGCCGGAATCGCTGGAGGAGGCCGCCATGGTGGACGGTGCGACCCGCTGGCAGACCTTCGTGCAGATCGTGCTGCCGCTGTCGGGCGGGATCATGGTGTTCATCTTCCTGAACCAGTTCATCGGCACGTACGCCGAGTTCATCCTGGCGAACGTCCTGCTGACCGGCGTGGAACAGTGGACGGTCGGCGTGATGCTCCGCTCGTTCACGACCGGGCAGTTCAGCACCAAGTGGGGCGTGTTCGCCGCCGCCAGCACCCTGGGCGCCCTGCCGATCATCGCGCTGTTCTACGGCTTCCAGAGCTACTTCGTGGGCGGCGCGGTCGCCGGCGGCGTCAAGGAGTAA
- a CDS encoding ABC transporter permease subunit, translating to MTHTMHPPIPKRSATVPPQGTRGVFVALLILSALIGLSVLIGWLVAGLTAQVLPGAPAYTILIFTLLALLILAPLTYRLFPWITNWFYLLPALVFILAFTVLPVILTVNYAFTNYSGSNSGNPDSASRTAATLSADRRTVTLPELAGQSMAEFLKCAAPDCAGSTVVLYDEDASVPYRQKVASVRGAAITLAAPMPGDVKISGATRINRYEYVGLANFREIFGKASRALWPVFLWTVVFAFSTIVINAVAGLILGILLYNKRLKGRNIYRTLLFLPWAVPAVISVQMWVALFNQQFGIVNKTLGLLGVAAVPWLGDPLWAKVSILLVNLWLGFPYMMTATISALSTINDDLYEAAEIDGASRWQQITTITLPLLRTSFTPILLSGFAFNFNNFGIIYLLTAGGPAQEGRESTAQSTDILLSWGYNTAFVSSGGQNFALASAIALIIFFLTLAISLVNFRAAGVFEEARK from the coding sequence ATGACCCACACCATGCACCCCCCCATTCCCAAACGGTCCGCGACCGTGCCGCCACAGGGAACGCGCGGCGTCTTCGTGGCGCTGCTGATCCTGAGCGCCCTGATCGGCCTGAGTGTCCTGATCGGCTGGCTGGTCGCCGGCCTGACCGCGCAGGTCCTGCCCGGCGCGCCCGCCTACACCATCCTGATCTTCACGCTGCTGGCCCTGCTGATCCTCGCGCCGCTCACCTACCGGCTGTTTCCCTGGATCACGAACTGGTTCTACCTGCTGCCCGCGCTGGTGTTCATCCTGGCGTTCACGGTGCTGCCGGTCATCCTGACCGTGAACTACGCCTTCACCAACTACAGCGGCTCGAACAGCGGCAACCCGGACAGCGCCTCGCGCACCGCCGCGACCCTCAGCGCCGACCGCCGCACCGTGACCCTGCCGGAGCTCGCCGGACAGAGCATGGCCGAGTTCCTGAAGTGCGCCGCGCCCGACTGCGCGGGCAGCACCGTCGTTCTGTACGACGAAGACGCCAGCGTCCCGTACCGGCAGAAGGTCGCCAGTGTCCGTGGCGCGGCCATCACCCTGGCCGCCCCGATGCCCGGCGACGTGAAGATCTCGGGCGCCACCCGCATCAACCGCTACGAGTACGTGGGACTGGCCAACTTCCGCGAGATCTTCGGCAAGGCCAGCCGCGCCCTGTGGCCCGTGTTCCTGTGGACCGTGGTGTTCGCCTTCTCGACCATCGTCATCAACGCGGTCGCCGGACTGATCCTGGGCATCCTGCTGTACAACAAGCGCCTGAAGGGCCGCAACATCTACCGCACGCTGCTGTTCCTGCCGTGGGCCGTGCCCGCCGTGATCAGCGTGCAGATGTGGGTGGCGCTGTTCAACCAGCAGTTCGGGATCGTGAACAAGACCCTGGGGCTGCTCGGCGTCGCCGCCGTGCCCTGGCTGGGCGACCCGCTGTGGGCGAAGGTCAGCATCCTGCTCGTGAACCTGTGGCTGGGCTTCCCGTACATGATGACCGCCACCATCAGCGCCCTGAGCACCATCAACGACGACCTGTACGAGGCGGCCGAGATCGACGGCGCCAGCCGCTGGCAGCAGATCACGACCATCACGCTGCCGCTGCTGCGCACGTCGTTCACGCCGATCCTGCTGTCGGGCTTCGCGTTCAACTTCAACAACTTCGGCATCATCTACCTGCTCACGGCAGGCGGCCCCGCCCAGGAAGGCCGTGAAAGTACCGCCCAGAGCACCGACATCCTGCTCTCGTGGGGCTACAACACCGCGTTCGTGTCCAGCGGCGGGCAGAACTTCGCGCTGGCCAGCGCCATCGCCCTGATCATCTTCTTCCTGACCCTCGCCATTAGCCTCGTGAACTTCCGCGCGGCCGGCGTGTTCGAGGAGGCCCGCAAGTGA